One Punica granatum isolate Tunisia-2019 chromosome 3, ASM765513v2, whole genome shotgun sequence genomic window carries:
- the LOC116202012 gene encoding uncharacterized protein LOC116202012 yields the protein MLKFLSKVRIEFNALDPRIASCMEFLAQCNARKAKESNPACQVVVKRRTDEHPPQITVTFVNGVEEVFDATSTPAQNIRTMILEKGQYLETEQMFHEAGEAWPVIIPDEELHQFAPGTKPRKAEEKKL from the exons ATGCTGAAGTTCCTGTCAAAGGTGAGAATCGAGTTCAACGCCCTCGACCCGCGCATCGCGTCATGCATGGAGTTCCTGGCGCAGTGCAACGCCCGCAAAGCCAAGGAGTCCAACCCCGCCTGCCAGGTCGTTGTCAAGCGCCGAACCGATGAACACCCGCCCCAGATCACCGTCACCTTCGTCAATGGAGTCGAGGAGGTCTTCGACGCCACCTCTACCCCTGCCCAAAACATCCGGACCATGATCCTCGAGAAGGGCCAGTACCTCGAGACTGAGCAGATGTTCCATGAGGCGGGCGAGGCGTGGCCCGTCATCATCCCTGATGAGGAGCTCCACCAGTTCGCCCCCGGCACTAAG CCTCGGAAAGCAGAGGAGAAGAAGCTGTAG